The genomic DNA GGGAGCGGGTGCCGCAGGTGTTCCAGCTCGAGCGGCAGCTCGCCGAGGCGGGGCAGGCGTAGCACCGCTCCACCGCTCGGGCCGGGCGTCGGACCGGGGCGCGGAGCCGCCGCGGACACGCCGGCCGGCCGGGGCCGGACGTGCCACGCTGCGGGCATGCCCAGCGACCCGACCCAGGACCTCGCCACCTCCGACCTCCAGGCCGTGCGCCGGCTGCTCGCCGACCTGCGGCAGCAGCTGACCGCGACGCTCGACGACCTCGACGCCCGGGTGGACGCGGCCCTCGCCGCCGACACGGCTCCGACGCGGGCGTACTCGCGCCCGGCGCCCGTGCCCCCGCGCCGCATGGAGCAGATGACGCGCACCCCGGAGCCGACGGCCGACCTCGACGACCTCGTCGACGTGCTCGCCCCGCGCCTGCTGGAGCGGCTGGTCCCCGGGCTCCGGGACGCCCTGCGCGAGGACGGTTAGGCCGGAGGCTCCACGCCGACCTGCGACCGCGGGCTCAGCCGGCGGCCGGCGCCACGTCCAGCGCCCAGATCACCCCGAACCGGTCCCGAAGCTGGCCGGCGAGCGGCGCCCAGGCGGACGCGCCGAGCGGCTGCCGGATCTCCGCGCCCTCGAGCAGCCCCTCCCAGATGCGCGTGACCTCCTCGGCGTCGGTGCCGTGGACGTAGACGTAGAAGGCGTTGGCGCCCTGGTCGTACGGCTGGCCCGGCCACACGTCGAAGGCCATCACCCGCAGGCCCGCCGGGCTCGTGACCTGACCCCACACGACGCGGTCCGCCCAGGCGGGCTCGTCCGAGGCGCCCATCTGCCCGTAGGTCATGGCCGTCACCTCGCCGCCGAAGGCGGACGCGTAGAGGTCCAGCGCGGCGCGGGCGTCGCCGTCGAAGTTCAGGTGGGTCGTCGTCTCGATGGTCATGGCGTCTCCTCGTGCTCCCCGGCGGCCCCTGCGGCCGCCGTCGAGGACGAGTCTTCCGGCAGATGCGGTCAGATCGTGTCCTGAACTTCGACCAGACTGACGGCATGGCCGGCCCCTCCTCGCGCATGCTCGCCCTGCTGTCGCTGCTGCAGGTGCGTCGCGACTGGGCGGGCGACGAGCTCGCCGGCCGGCTGGAGGTGAGCCCGCGGACGGTGCGGCGCGACGTCGACCGGCTCCGCGAGCTCGGCTACCGCGTCGAGTCCCTGCGCGGGCCGGCGGGCGGCTACCGGCTCGCGGCCGGGTCGGACCTGCCCCCGCTGCTCTTCGACGACGACCAGGCCGTGGCGCTCGCCCTCGCTCTCGCGGTGGCGCCGGCGTCCGGGGCCGACATCGCCGAGCCGGCGGCGCGCGCGCTCGCCACCGTGCGCCAGGTGATGCCGCCGCGGCTGCGGCACCGGGTCGACGCGGTGCGCGCGGTGACCGCCGCCGGCACCGTGCAGGCCGACCCCGAGGTGCTCGCCGCGGTGAGCGGGGCGGTCCAGCGCGCCGAGGTGCTGCGGTTCGAGCACCGCTCCGACGGCGACGGGGAGGCGCCCGCGGTACGCCGCGTCGAGCCGTACGCGGTCGTCGCCCGGCACGCCCGCTGGTACCTGCTCGCCTGGGACCTCGACCGCGACGACTGGCGCACCTACCGCGTCGACCGGATGGTGCCGCGAGCCCGGACTCGGGTGCGGTTCACGCCGCGAGACGTCCCGGGCGGCGACGCGGCCGTGTTCGTGGCCGCACGCTTCAAGGGCTCCGCGCGCGAGGACGCGTGGCCCTGCCGTGGGACCGTGACCGTCGCCCCCGCGGCGCTTCGCACGGTCGCGCCGTACCTGCCCGAGGACGCCTTGGTCGAGGACGTCGACGCCGAGCGCCGTCGCCTCACCCTCGGGTCGTGGTCCTGGGTCGGCCTCGCCGGCGTCGTCGCCGGCCTCCCGGTCGAGGTCACGGTCGAAGGACCGCCCCCGCTCCGTGACGCCGTGCTCGCGCTCGCGGACCGGCTGCGAACGGCCGGCGGCGGCTGATCGTCGACCGGTGCCGACGACCGGGCTCAGAGGTCGAGGATGAAGCGCAGGGCTTGGTCGACGGCCCGCATCGCCGCGAGGCCGACCGTTCCCCGATGCCGCACGACGCGTTCGGTGGAGACGACGCGCAGCTGGTCGCACCGTGCGTACGACACGTGGTCCAGCCCCGCGGGCCCCGGCTCGAGCTCCACGTGGCTGCGCAGCCCGTACGCGGCCGAGGTCACCGGGACGACGACGACCAGTCCGCCCGGTCCGTTGTTCAGGACGTCGACCGACACGATCACGGCAGGCCGTCGGAAGCCCGGCTCGTGCCCGAGGGGTTGTCCGAGGTCGACGTCCCAGACCTCCCCCCGCCAGATCACCTCAGGACGTCCCAGTCCCGCTGCTCGGCGACGTGCTGGTCCCAGCGCGAAGGATCCGCGCGGAGCGCCTGGTAGTCCTCGTTGAGCCCGCGCAGGAACTCCTGCCGCTCCAAGGCCTCGATGGCGGCGTGCAGGACGTCGATGACCGGCGTGTTGCGCTGCCGCGCCAGCGACTGCAGCCGCTCGGAGTCGGGTCGCCGCACGCGGACCGTGGTGGTGTCTGCGCTGGCCATGGACCGAAGTGTAGACGATTTGTAGACCAGGCAGCGGGATCCGGACCTGCGAGGATCGGCGGGTGCCCCGACCCGTCCAGGCCCCCGGATCCCCGACCGCCGCCGCACCGCGCGGCCGGATCTCCCTGCTGCTCGGGGCGGTCGTCGGGCTCCTCGTCGGCACGCTGCTCACCAACCTCAGCACCGCCCTGCTCGAGCTGGACGAGAGCGGGACCCTAGGCGCGGCGTGCGAGCACGCCGAGGCGACGATCGCCGGGGCTCCCGGTGGGCTGCTGGTCGGGTTGGACGCCGCGGCCTGCTTCGTCCTGCTCCGCCGGCGCCGTCGGTCCCTCGGGCTGGCCCTGGTCGGCGGCGCCGCGGGGGCAGTCCTCGCCCTCGTCGTCGTGAGCACGTTGCTCTGGCCCCTCGCGACGAACGTGCTGCCCGTCTTCGTCTGCGCGTACTGAGCCGGGCACGCCTCAGCCGGTCTTGGTGAACCCCACCGGCATCGCGTC from Microlunatus sagamiharensis includes the following:
- a CDS encoding VOC family protein, whose protein sequence is MTIETTTHLNFDGDARAALDLYASAFGGEVTAMTYGQMGASDEPAWADRVVWGQVTSPAGLRVMAFDVWPGQPYDQGANAFYVYVHGTDAEEVTRIWEGLLEGAEIRQPLGASAWAPLAGQLRDRFGVIWALDVAPAAG
- a CDS encoding helix-turn-helix transcriptional regulator; translation: MAGPSSRMLALLSLLQVRRDWAGDELAGRLEVSPRTVRRDVDRLRELGYRVESLRGPAGGYRLAAGSDLPPLLFDDDQAVALALALAVAPASGADIAEPAARALATVRQVMPPRLRHRVDAVRAVTAAGTVQADPEVLAAVSGAVQRAEVLRFEHRSDGDGEAPAVRRVEPYAVVARHARWYLLAWDLDRDDWRTYRVDRMVPRARTRVRFTPRDVPGGDAAVFVAARFKGSAREDAWPCRGTVTVAPAALRTVAPYLPEDALVEDVDAERRRLTLGSWSWVGLAGVVAGLPVEVTVEGPPPLRDAVLALADRLRTAGGG
- a CDS encoding type II toxin-antitoxin system PemK/MazF family toxin, whose translation is MIWRGEVWDVDLGQPLGHEPGFRRPAVIVSVDVLNNGPGGLVVVVPVTSAAYGLRSHVELEPGPAGLDHVSYARCDQLRVVSTERVVRHRGTVGLAAMRAVDQALRFILDL